One genomic window of Micromonospora sp. WMMD1128 includes the following:
- a CDS encoding urease accessory protein UreD: MRAYARLVARADGRGGTVLAELRGETPLLLRQTPGSGRVVTVYVVGGAAGPLAGDDLRLEIEVGPGAAVRVHSVAASVALPGRPDAVSRMAVRAVVHDGGALHWLPEQLVAAAGCAHLAESRVELAAGARLTWRDEVICGRYGEAPGGAVVHTRVDYDGRPLLRQSLAVGPGAPGWAGPAVLGGASATGSLLVVDPSLPHERATVEGTLARLPLAGGPATLWTATAPDAHTLRAQLDVAVAPLGAEVG; encoded by the coding sequence ATGCGCGCGTACGCCCGGCTGGTGGCGCGGGCCGACGGCCGGGGCGGCACGGTCCTCGCCGAGCTGCGCGGCGAGACGCCGCTGCTGCTGCGACAGACCCCCGGCAGCGGTCGGGTCGTGACCGTGTACGTCGTCGGCGGGGCGGCCGGCCCGCTCGCCGGCGACGACCTGCGGCTGGAGATCGAGGTGGGACCGGGGGCGGCGGTGCGGGTACACAGCGTCGCCGCCTCGGTCGCCCTGCCCGGCCGCCCCGACGCGGTGTCGCGGATGGCGGTCCGCGCCGTGGTGCACGACGGCGGCGCGCTGCACTGGCTGCCGGAGCAACTGGTCGCGGCGGCCGGCTGCGCCCACCTCGCCGAGTCCCGGGTCGAGCTGGCCGCCGGGGCGAGGTTGACCTGGCGCGACGAGGTGATCTGCGGCCGGTACGGCGAGGCGCCCGGCGGCGCGGTCGTGCACACCCGGGTCGACTACGACGGCCGCCCGCTGCTGCGCCAGTCGCTGGCCGTGGGACCGGGCGCGCCCGGCTGGGCCGGCCCCGCGGTGCTCGGCGGCGCTTCGGCCACGGGGTCGTTGCTGGTGGTGGACCCGTCGCTGCCCCACGAGCGCGCGACGGTCGAGGGCACCCTCGCCCGGCTGCCCCTGGCCGGTGGTCCGGCGACACTGTGGACCGCGACCGCGCCCGACGCGCACACGTTGCGCGCCCAGCTCGACGTGGCGGTCGCGCCGCTGGGCGCCGAGGTGGGGTGA
- a CDS encoding MarR family transcriptional regulator yields the protein MSDVPGAPADLLRSLARAERLLSRRLAAVLADDDLTTEAWRVLCLLADGQGHPMSEVSAEASLPPGTLTKLVDQLVDRNLVFRRIDPLDRRRIRAYLTTRGRREHARLDERVRTSLAEAGVPADTALLDHLSDLIARLDPAGRRDHAEAAGPRR from the coding sequence ATGTCAGACGTGCCCGGGGCGCCAGCCGATCTGCTGCGCTCGCTCGCCCGCGCCGAACGGCTGCTCTCCCGCCGGTTGGCCGCCGTGCTTGCCGACGACGACCTGACCACCGAGGCGTGGCGGGTGCTCTGCCTGCTCGCCGACGGTCAGGGCCATCCGATGAGCGAGGTGTCCGCCGAGGCGTCGCTGCCGCCGGGGACCCTCACCAAGCTGGTCGACCAGCTCGTCGACCGCAATTTGGTGTTCCGGCGGATCGACCCGCTGGACCGCCGACGGATCCGGGCCTACCTGACCACCCGGGGCCGCCGCGAGCACGCCCGCCTCGACGAGCGGGTCCGGACCAGCCTCGCCGAGGCGGGCGTACCCGCCGACACCGCCCTGCTCGACCACCTCAGCGACCTGATCGCCCGACTCGACCCGGCGGGTCGCCGCGACCACGCCGAGGCGGCCGGCCCGCGCCGCTGA
- a CDS encoding substrate-binding domain-containing protein: MSAPAPPWLTVDRAVVSIALVYPMRGPAGMFGPTCELCAQLAVEEINAGGGVLGREVRLVPVDGGAPPAEVAAQVEALVSVGAVQGVTGWHISSVRQALAPRVAHRVPYVYTALYEGGERTEGVYLTSETPDAQLWPAMRLLAGEQGVRRWFVVGNDYVWPRRTARAAQRYALRGGGRVVGQAFLPLETYDFDDVLRRIERSGADAVVMLLVGADAVRFNRAFARAGMDQRCLRLSTLMDENMLLASGAGATRRLYSTAGFFAGLGTQENLDFHGEFARRFGVEAPPLGSLGESCYEGVMLLAALIGQARTLDVRAIETAADTVAYHGPRGRLRLRRRHVRQRIYLAEADGLDFTVLAQL, from the coding sequence ATGTCCGCGCCGGCACCGCCGTGGCTCACCGTCGATCGGGCCGTGGTCAGCATCGCGCTTGTCTACCCGATGCGCGGGCCGGCGGGAATGTTCGGCCCGACCTGCGAACTCTGCGCCCAGCTCGCGGTCGAGGAGATCAACGCCGGTGGTGGGGTGCTGGGCCGCGAGGTGCGGCTGGTGCCGGTCGACGGTGGCGCCCCGCCGGCCGAGGTGGCCGCCCAGGTGGAGGCGCTGGTGTCGGTGGGCGCCGTGCAGGGCGTGACCGGTTGGCACATCTCCTCGGTGCGGCAGGCGCTGGCGCCGCGGGTCGCGCACCGGGTGCCGTACGTCTACACCGCCCTGTACGAGGGCGGCGAGCGTACCGAGGGGGTCTATCTGACGAGCGAGACGCCGGATGCCCAGCTGTGGCCCGCGATGCGGCTGCTCGCGGGGGAGCAGGGCGTGCGCCGCTGGTTCGTGGTCGGCAACGACTACGTGTGGCCCCGGCGCACCGCGCGGGCGGCCCAGCGGTACGCGCTGCGCGGCGGCGGTCGGGTGGTGGGGCAGGCGTTCCTGCCGCTGGAGACGTACGACTTCGACGACGTGTTACGCCGGATCGAGCGCAGCGGGGCCGACGCGGTGGTGATGCTGCTCGTCGGCGCGGACGCGGTGCGGTTCAACCGGGCGTTCGCGCGTGCCGGGATGGACCAGCGTTGCCTGCGGCTGAGCACCCTGATGGACGAGAACATGCTGCTGGCGAGCGGGGCGGGCGCGACGCGGCGGCTCTACAGCACGGCGGGTTTCTTCGCCGGCCTCGGGACGCAGGAGAACCTCGACTTCCACGGGGAGTTCGCCCGCCGGTTCGGGGTGGAGGCGCCGCCGCTGGGCAGCCTGGGGGAGTCCTGCTACGAGGGCGTCATGCTGCTCGCCGCCCTGATCGGGCAGGCCCGCACCCTCGACGTACGGGCGATCGAGACGGCTGCCGACACGGTGGCCTACCACGGGCCGCGCGGTCGGCTGCGGCTGCGTCGTCGGCACGTGCGTCAGCGGATCTACCTCGCCGAGGCCGACGGTCTCGACTTCACCGTGCTCGCCCAGCTCTGA
- the urtA gene encoding urea ABC transporter substrate-binding protein, whose protein sequence is MSLVWSRRILAGAMTLVAAAAMTACGSKTSDEGGGAGVTADVSGDTVKVGLLNSLSGTMAISEVTVRDSIMLAVEEINAAGGVLGKKIQPIGEDGASDWPTFAEKAEKLISEDRVAAVFGCWTSASRKAVKPVFEKNKALLFYPVQYEGLEQSPYIFYTGATTNQQIVPGLDYLKAQGTKSVYLVGSDYVFPRTANKIIKAYAAANGMTVVGEDYAPLGSTEFGTIVNKVKSSGAKAVFNTLNGDSNVAFFKEYKSAGLTAAAMPVVSVSIAEEEVKGIGTQYLEGQLTAWNYYQTTPGAANGKFVAAYKAKYGADKPTSDPMEAAYVSVYLWKAMVEKAGAFDVEKVRGASDGITFDAPEGLVTVDGKTQHIAKTARIGKIGADGLITEVWNSGKPVAPDPYLKTYPWASGLS, encoded by the coding sequence ATGTCACTTGTTTGGAGCCGCCGCATCCTGGCGGGCGCCATGACCCTCGTCGCCGCGGCGGCCATGACCGCGTGCGGCAGCAAGACCAGTGACGAGGGCGGCGGGGCCGGCGTCACCGCCGACGTCTCCGGCGACACCGTCAAGGTGGGCCTGCTCAACTCGCTCTCCGGCACCATGGCCATCAGCGAGGTCACCGTCCGCGACTCCATCATGCTCGCCGTCGAGGAGATCAACGCGGCCGGCGGCGTCCTCGGCAAGAAGATCCAACCGATCGGGGAGGACGGCGCCTCGGACTGGCCCACCTTCGCGGAGAAGGCCGAGAAGCTCATCTCCGAGGACCGGGTCGCCGCCGTTTTCGGCTGCTGGACGTCGGCCAGCCGCAAGGCGGTCAAGCCGGTGTTCGAGAAGAACAAGGCGCTGCTGTTCTACCCGGTGCAGTACGAGGGTCTGGAACAGTCGCCCTACATCTTCTACACCGGCGCGACGACCAACCAGCAGATCGTCCCCGGACTCGACTACCTCAAGGCTCAGGGAACGAAATCGGTCTACCTGGTCGGCAGCGACTACGTCTTCCCCCGGACGGCCAACAAAATCATCAAGGCGTACGCGGCGGCGAACGGGATGACAGTGGTCGGTGAGGATTACGCGCCGCTCGGGTCCACCGAATTCGGCACGATCGTCAACAAGGTCAAGTCGTCCGGCGCGAAGGCGGTCTTCAACACCCTGAACGGCGACAGCAACGTGGCGTTCTTCAAGGAGTACAAGTCGGCCGGGCTGACCGCCGCCGCGATGCCCGTGGTGTCGGTGTCCATCGCCGAGGAGGAGGTCAAGGGCATCGGCACCCAGTACCTGGAGGGTCAGCTGACCGCCTGGAACTACTACCAGACCACGCCCGGCGCGGCGAACGGCAAGTTCGTGGCCGCGTACAAGGCGAAGTACGGCGCGGACAAGCCGACGAGCGACCCGATGGAGGCCGCCTACGTCAGCGTCTACCTGTGGAAGGCGATGGTCGAGAAGGCCGGCGCGTTCGACGTCGAGAAGGTCCGCGGCGCCTCCGACGGCATCACCTTCGACGCGCCGGAGGGCCTGGTCACGGTCGACGGCAAGACCCAGCACATCGCCAAGACCGCCCGCATCGGCAAGATCGGCGCGGACGGCCTGATCACCGAGGTGTGGAACTCCGGCAAGCCGGTCGCGCCGGACCCGTACCTCAAGACCTATCCGTGGGCGAGCGGCCTGAGCTGA
- the urtB gene encoding urea ABC transporter permease subunit UrtB, translated as MTVLFGQLFTGISIGAVLLLIALGLALTFGQMNVINMAHGEFIMAGAYTTYVLQQSITGAGLSLLVALPVAFGVAGTMGVLLEFLLIRRLYARPLDTLLVTWGVSLMLQQLARDIFGSPNVQTRAPDLLTGNVAVPGGLTVANNRLFILALALAAVAALTLALRLTPLGRRIRAVVQNRDLAAVSGIPTARVDRTTFFLGSGLAGLAGVALTLLGPIGPTMGTNLIIDAFLVVVVGGIGQLKGSVIVAFALGVLQATGEYLTTLSVAKVIVFVAIVAFLQWRPQGLFTLRTRSLA; from the coding sequence GTGACAGTCCTCTTCGGTCAACTCTTCACCGGCATCAGCATCGGCGCCGTGCTGCTGCTCATCGCGCTCGGGCTGGCGCTGACCTTCGGGCAGATGAACGTCATCAACATGGCGCACGGCGAGTTCATCATGGCCGGCGCCTACACCACGTACGTGCTGCAACAGAGCATCACCGGCGCCGGCCTGTCGCTGCTCGTCGCGCTGCCGGTGGCGTTCGGGGTCGCCGGCACGATGGGGGTGCTGCTGGAGTTCCTGCTGATCCGCCGGCTCTACGCCCGTCCCCTGGACACCCTGCTGGTGACCTGGGGTGTGTCCCTGATGCTGCAACAGCTCGCCCGGGACATCTTCGGCAGTCCGAACGTGCAGACCCGCGCGCCGGACCTGCTCACCGGCAACGTGGCGGTGCCCGGCGGGCTGACGGTCGCCAACAACCGGCTGTTCATCCTGGCGCTGGCCCTGGCCGCCGTCGCCGCCCTCACCCTGGCGCTGCGGCTCACCCCGTTGGGGCGGCGGATCCGCGCGGTGGTGCAGAACCGCGACCTCGCCGCGGTCTCCGGCATCCCCACCGCCCGGGTCGACCGGACGACCTTCTTCCTCGGCTCGGGCCTGGCCGGGCTCGCCGGGGTGGCGCTCACCCTCCTCGGACCGATCGGCCCGACCATGGGCACCAACCTGATCATCGATGCCTTCCTGGTCGTCGTGGTCGGCGGGATCGGCCAACTCAAGGGCAGCGTGATCGTCGCCTTCGCCCTCGGGGTCCTCCAGGCCACCGGGGAGTACCTCACCACCCTCAGCGTCGCCAAGGTGATCGTCTTCGTGGCGATCGTCGCGTTCCTCCAGTGGCGGCCACAGGGCCTGTTCACCCTGCGGACCAGGAGCCTCGCATGA